The Klebsiella quasivariicola region TTCCGCGATCAACTGATCCGTCTCCGCCGTGGCCCCCAACCGGGTGACATCGGCGCGAAAGGCGTTGACGATAAGCTGTCCCACGGTTTGCCAGTTCTCCAGGGTGCAGCGGGCCTCTGGCCGGGTAAACAGGCGGCGCAGCACATTGCGTTCGGCCAGCGGCAGCTGGCCATAGTCGGTCAGTACCCTGGCCGCCGCGCTATTCCAGGCGATGACGTCCCAGCTGGCGGTGCGGATAATCGCCGGAATGGTGAAAGCATCAAGCACCCGCTGCAGGCGCGGCGTCATATCATCCGTGACCGTCAGACGCGTCTGCGGCGGATGGCCAAACGCAAGAATAAACAGATGTTCGCGCTCCGGGGTGGTCAGCCGCAGACCGCGGGCGATCCGCTCCAGCACCTCGCGGGACGGCGCGCCGCCGCGCCCCTGTTCAAGCCAGGTATACCAGGTCGGGCTGATGCTGGCGAGCTGCGCGACCTCTTCGCGGCGCAGACCGGGCGTGCGTCGGCGCCCCGCCGGAAAGCCAAAGGTTACCGGGTCGAGGCGCTGGCGCCGGGCGCGAAGAAAATCACCTAATGCATGGTGGTCAGAAGTATTCATCATCTGTGTGAGATCTGCCTGTTAGAATTTATACCCCGATAATGTCTCTACTTTAAGAGTATGGCAGCGCGGGTAGGATACGCCTGAAAACTCGTTCAGGAGGTTCAATGATGCGTATATTTCTTACCGGCGCGAGCGGCTTTATCGGCTCACGTATTCTTCCGGCGCTGCAGGCGTCGGGACATCAGGTTATCGGCCTCGCGCGCAGCGACGCCGCGGCGCAGGCCCTGGAGGCGGCCGGCGCCGAGGTGCATCGCGGCACGCTGGACGCCCCGGACTCGCTGCTGGCGGGTGTCGGGGACGCCGACGCGGTGATCCATACCGCCTTCGACCACGATTTCAGCCGCTTTGCCGCCAACTGCGAGAAGGATCGACAGGCGATCCTGGCCCTGGGCCAGGCGCTGCGGGGGAGCGCGCGGCCGCTGGTGATCACCTCCGGCACGCTGATGGGTGACGACGGAAGCGGCGCCCCGGCCCGGGAGTCGTTCTTCAACGCAGCGCACCCCAGTCCGCGCACCGCCTCAGAGCTCGCCGGCCAGCAGCTGCTGGAAGCGGGAGTGGATGTTCGGGTCGTCCGCCTGCCTCAGGTGCATGACACCGTACGCCAGGGGTTGCTGACCTGCTATATCGAACGTGCGGTCGCCAACGGGGCGGTAGCCCTGCGCGGCGAGGGGAGCAATCGCTGGTCCGCCGCCCATGTGGATGACGTCGTACGTCTGTATGTCAGTGCGCTGCTGCATGGTGCGGCCGGTGAGCGCTATCATGCAGTGGCCGAAGAGGGGATCGCGTTACGGGATATTGCTGCGGTAATTGCCCAGGGATTAAACCTGCCGCTGACCCACCTGGATGAGTCGCAGGTCGACGCCTGGTTCGGCTGGTTTGCGCCGTTTACCGCTCTTGACCTGCACGCCAGCTCGGCATGGACCCGCGAGCGATTGCAGTGGCAACCCATTGGCCCCGGCCTGCTCGACGATCTGCAAAATATGGACTATGAAAAAGTGACGTTGTCACTATAAACAATGGCGTTCCCCCTGCATAACACCCGACGGGTGCATTGTTGTGCCCGTCGGGCCACGCTCGTTCTTCCCCGCTATACTCAATGCACTATGCCCTCAGCGCCTGCTAAACAGGCGAGCAAACCGCAGCCAAACAGACCTGACTGGCGATATCGGCGATAAAAAGTTACCATGTTTCACTATACAGACTCGGTTCCGCGACTATTTTAATCAATTGACTGAATACTATACGCACCCGGTAACCGCATTATCCCTCAGGCTTGTTGAAGGCGGTGGTGAATGTCTATTAATCTTAATAAGATAGAGTTCAACTCTATAATCAAACAGAAAATATGCGCCTGAAATTGTCATCTCTCCTGGCAGCCGTTTCCCTGCTGTGTGGACAGGCTTTTGCCGCCCCTGCGCTTCCCGACCGCGCCGATATCCGCGATAGCGGTTTCGTCTATTGCGTCAGCGGCCAGGTGAATACCTTTAATCCGCAAAAAGTCAGCAGCGGACTGATCGTCGATACGCTGGCGGCGCAGATCTATGATCGCCTGCTTGACGTCGACCCCTATACCTACCGGCTGGTACCCGAGCTGGCGGAGAGCTGGGAAGTCCTTGATAACGGCGCCACCTACCGTTTTCACCTGCGTCGTCATGTCCCGTTTCAGCGCACAGCGTGGTTTACCCCGACCCGGGATTTCAACGCTGATGATGTGATTTTTACCTTTGGCCGTATTTTTAACCGCGACCATCCGTGGCACAACGTCAATGGCAGCAGTTTCCCCTACTTCGACAGCCTGCAGTTTGCTGACAGCGTAGAGAGTGTGCGTAAACTGGATAATCAGACCGTCGAGTTTCGCCTTAAGCGACCGGACGCCTCGTTCCTCTGGCATCTGGCCACCCACTATGCATCGGTGACTTCCGCCGAGTATGCCGCCCGGTTAACGCAAAATGACCGTCAGGAACAGCTGGATCGCCAGCCGGTCGGCACCGGTCCGTTCCAGCTGGCAGAGTATCGTACCGGGCAGTACATCCGCCTGCAGCGCCATCCCGGCTACTGGCGCGGTAAGCCGTTGATGCCGCAGGTGGTGGTCGACCTCGGCTCCGGTGGTACCGGTCGTCTGTCGAAACTCCTCACCGGGGAATGCGACGTGCTGGCCTGGCCTGCCGCCAGTCAGTTGACGATCCTGCGTGACGACCCGCGCCTGCGCCTGACGCTGCGCCCGGGCATGAACATTGCCTGGCTGGCTTTCAACACCGCCAAGCCGCCGCTGGATAACCCGCAGGTGCGCCATGCCCTCGCGCTGGCCATTAACAACCAGCGCCTGATGCAGTCCATCTACTACGGCACCGCGGAAACCGCGGCCTCGATGCTGCCACGCGCCTCGTGGGCCTACGATAACGACGCTAAAATTACCGAATACAATCCGCAGGAGGCCCGCGCCCGCCTGAAGGCTCTGGGGCTGGAAAATCTGACCCTCAAGCTGTGGGTACCCACCAGCTCGCAGGCGTGGAACCCGAGCCCGCTGAAAACGGCGGAGCTTATCCAGGCGGATATGGCGCAGATTGGCGTCAAGGTGATCATCGTGCCGGTAGAGGGGCGATTCCAGGAAGCGCGCCTGATGGATATGAGCCATGACCTGACGCTCTCCGGCTGGGCGACGGACAGTAACGATCCGGACAGTTTCTTCCGTCCGCTGCTGAGCTGCGCGGCGATCGCCTCGCAAACCAACTTTGCCCACTGGTGTAATCGGGAATTTGACGACGTGCTGCAAAAAGCGCTGATCTCGCAGCAGCTCGCCTCGCGAATGGACGCGTACAAAGAGGCGCAGCAGATCCTCGCCCGCGAACTGCCGGTCCTGCCGCTGGCCTCATCGCTGCGGCTACAGGCTTATCGCTATGATATGAAAGGCCTGGTGCTCAGCCCCTTCGGTAACGCTTCGTTCGCTGGGGTGTCGCGGGAGAAAACCGAAGAGGTGAAAAAACCATGATTATATTTACCCTGCGCCGCCTGCTGCTGCTGCTGGTCACCCTCTTTTTTCTGACCTTTGTCGGCTTCAGCCTGAGCTATTTCACCCCTCATGCCCCGCTGCAGGGCGCCTCGCTGTGGAATGCGTGGCTGTTCTGGTTTGAAGGGGTGCTGCACTGGGATTTTGGCGTCTCCAGCATTAACGGCCAGCTGATTTCTGAGCAGCTGCGCGAGGTGTTCCCGGCGACCATGGAGCTGTGCATCCTCGCCTTCGGCTTTGCCCTGCTGATTGGCATTCCGGTGGGCATGATCGCCGGCGTAATGCGCAACAAATGGCCCGATACGCTGATCAGCGCCGTTGCGCTGGTCGGTTTCTCGATCCCGGTCTTCTGGCTGGCACTCCTGCTGACCCTCTTCTTCTCCCTGACCCTCGGCTGGTTTCCGGTCTCAGGCCGCTTCGATCTGCTGTATGAGGTGAAAAATGTCACCGGTTTCGCGCTGATCGACGCCTGGCTCTCGGACTCGCCGTGGCGTCATGAGATGATCGTCAGCGCCGCCCGGCATATGGTGCTGCCGGTGCTGACCCTGGCGGTCGCCCCCACCACTGAAGTGATCCGCCTGATGCGCATCAGCACCAGCGAGGTGTATGACACCAACTACGTAAAAGCGGCCGCCACCCGCGGCGTGTCGCGACGCAAAATTTTACTGCGTCATGTACTGCATAACGCCCTGCCGCCGGTGATCCCGCGTCTCGGCCTGCAGTTTTCCACCATGCTCACCCTGGCGATGATCACCGAGATGGTGTTCAGCTGGCCCGGGCTGGGCCGCTGGCTGATCAACGCCATCCGCCAGCAGGACTACGCGGCGATTTCCGCTGGCGTCATGGTGATTGGCGCGCTGGTGATTATTGTCAACGTAATTTCCGATATCCTCGGTGCCATGGCTAACCCGCTGAAACATAAGGAATGGTATGCCCTACGATAGCGTTTATCTGGAAAAGCGTCCGCCCGGCGCGCTGCGCACCGTATGGCGTAAATTCTATGGCGACACCACGGCGATGATCGGCCTGTACGGCTGCGCGGGCCTGCTGCTGCTCTGTATCTTCGGCGGCTGGTTCGCTCCCTACGGTATCGATCAGCAGTTTCTGGGCTACCAGCTGCTGCCTCCATCATGGTCGCGCTACGGTGAAGTCTCCTTCTTCCTGGGAACCGATGACCTCGGCCGCGATGTGCTGAGCCGGCTGCTGAGCGGCGCGGCGCCGACCGTTGGCGGGGCCTTTGTCGTCACCCTCGGCGCCACGCTGTTTGGCCTGGTGCTGGGCGTGATTGCCGGTTCAACCCACGGCCTGCGCTCGGCGGTGATGAACCATATCCTCGATACCCTGCTCTCCATCCCGTCGCTGCTGCTGGCGATTATCGTCGTCGCCTTTGCCGGACCGCATCTCAGCCATGCCATGTTCGCCGTCTGGCTGGCGCTGCTGCCGCGGATGGTGCGCTCGGTTTACAGCATGGTCCACGACGAGCTGGAGAAAGAGTACATTATCGCCGCCCGCCTCGATGGCGCGTCGACGCTGAATATTCTGCTGTTTGCCATCCTGCCCAATATTGCCTCCGGCCTGGTAACCGAGATCACCCGCGCCCTGTCGATGGCTATTCTTGATATTGCTGCGCTGGGCTTTCTTGACCTCGGCGCCCAGCTGCCTTCGCCAGAATGGGGAGCCATGCTGGGCGATGCGCTGGAGCTTATCTATGTGGCGCCGTGGACCGTCATGCTGCCCGGGGCGGCGATCATGCTCAGCGTACTGCTGGTCAACCTGCTGGGCGACGGTATTCGCCGGGCGATCATTGCCGGGGTTCAATAATGCCGTTACTCGATATTCGTCACTTAACCATCGAATTTAAAACCAACGAAGGTTGGGTAAAGGCCGTCGATCGCGTCAGCCTGACCCTGACCGAAGGCGAAATCCGCGGCCTGGTGGGTGAATCCGGTTCCGGAAAAAGCCTGATCGCCAAAGCTATCTGCGGCGTCACCAAAGACAACTGGCGGGTCACCGCCGACCGCATGCGGTTCGATGACATCGACCTGCTGCGGCTGTCGAACCGCGAGCGGCGGAAACTGATCGGCCATAATGTGTCGATGATTTTCCAGGAGCCGCAGTCCTGTCTCGATCCCTCTGAGCGCATCGGCCAGCAGCTGATTCAGAGTATCCCAGGCTGGACCTACAAGGGGCGCTGGTGGCAGCGGCTGGGCTGGCGCAAGCGCCGGGCCATCGAGCTGTTGCACCGGGTGGGCATTAAAGATCACAAA contains the following coding sequences:
- a CDS encoding helix-turn-helix transcriptional regulator — its product is MNTSDHHALGDFLRARRQRLDPVTFGFPAGRRRTPGLRREEVAQLASISPTWYTWLEQGRGGAPSREVLERIARGLRLTTPEREHLFILAFGHPPQTRLTVTDDMTPRLQRVLDAFTIPAIIRTASWDVIAWNSAAARVLTDYGQLPLAERNVLRRLFTRPEARCTLENWQTVGQLIVNAFRADVTRLGATAETDQLIAELTQQSVEFARFWQSHDVAGHGEGYKRIHHPQMGPLDLEFTSFAVEGRPDLSLLVFNPATTESQRKIDGLLQGTGSSPEES
- a CDS encoding SDR family oxidoreductase, coding for MMRIFLTGASGFIGSRILPALQASGHQVIGLARSDAAAQALEAAGAEVHRGTLDAPDSLLAGVGDADAVIHTAFDHDFSRFAANCEKDRQAILALGQALRGSARPLVITSGTLMGDDGSGAPARESFFNAAHPSPRTASELAGQQLLEAGVDVRVVRLPQVHDTVRQGLLTCYIERAVANGAVALRGEGSNRWSAAHVDDVVRLYVSALLHGAAGERYHAVAEEGIALRDIAAVIAQGLNLPLTHLDESQVDAWFGWFAPFTALDLHASSAWTRERLQWQPIGPGLLDDLQNMDYEKVTLSL
- the sapA gene encoding ABC transporter substrate-binding protein SapA, which translates into the protein MRLKLSSLLAAVSLLCGQAFAAPALPDRADIRDSGFVYCVSGQVNTFNPQKVSSGLIVDTLAAQIYDRLLDVDPYTYRLVPELAESWEVLDNGATYRFHLRRHVPFQRTAWFTPTRDFNADDVIFTFGRIFNRDHPWHNVNGSSFPYFDSLQFADSVESVRKLDNQTVEFRLKRPDASFLWHLATHYASVTSAEYAARLTQNDRQEQLDRQPVGTGPFQLAEYRTGQYIRLQRHPGYWRGKPLMPQVVVDLGSGGTGRLSKLLTGECDVLAWPAASQLTILRDDPRLRLTLRPGMNIAWLAFNTAKPPLDNPQVRHALALAINNQRLMQSIYYGTAETAASMLPRASWAYDNDAKITEYNPQEARARLKALGLENLTLKLWVPTSSQAWNPSPLKTAELIQADMAQIGVKVIIVPVEGRFQEARLMDMSHDLTLSGWATDSNDPDSFFRPLLSCAAIASQTNFAHWCNREFDDVLQKALISQQLASRMDAYKEAQQILARELPVLPLASSLRLQAYRYDMKGLVLSPFGNASFAGVSREKTEEVKKP
- the sapB gene encoding putrescine export ABC transporter permease SapB; this translates as MIIFTLRRLLLLLVTLFFLTFVGFSLSYFTPHAPLQGASLWNAWLFWFEGVLHWDFGVSSINGQLISEQLREVFPATMELCILAFGFALLIGIPVGMIAGVMRNKWPDTLISAVALVGFSIPVFWLALLLTLFFSLTLGWFPVSGRFDLLYEVKNVTGFALIDAWLSDSPWRHEMIVSAARHMVLPVLTLAVAPTTEVIRLMRISTSEVYDTNYVKAAATRGVSRRKILLRHVLHNALPPVIPRLGLQFSTMLTLAMITEMVFSWPGLGRWLINAIRQQDYAAISAGVMVIGALVIIVNVISDILGAMANPLKHKEWYALR
- the sapC gene encoding putrescine export ABC transporter permease SapC: MPYDSVYLEKRPPGALRTVWRKFYGDTTAMIGLYGCAGLLLLCIFGGWFAPYGIDQQFLGYQLLPPSWSRYGEVSFFLGTDDLGRDVLSRLLSGAAPTVGGAFVVTLGATLFGLVLGVIAGSTHGLRSAVMNHILDTLLSIPSLLLAIIVVAFAGPHLSHAMFAVWLALLPRMVRSVYSMVHDELEKEYIIAARLDGASTLNILLFAILPNIASGLVTEITRALSMAILDIAALGFLDLGAQLPSPEWGAMLGDALELIYVAPWTVMLPGAAIMLSVLLVNLLGDGIRRAIIAGVQ